The Arcanobacterium wilhelmae region ACATCCTCGATATCTCGCTGGATCGCGCGCCGGAGCGGACGAGCACCGAGTACCGGATCGTAGCCACGATCCGCGAGCAGCTGCTTCGCCTTATCCGTCAAAGCAATCGACATGCCCTGGTCGGCGAGGCGGTTATCCAACTTGCCGATCATCAGATCCACAATCTGCAGGATCTCAGCCTTCTCGAGCTGCGGGAACACGATCGTATCGTCCACACGGTTCAAGAACTCGGGACGGAAGTGGTTCTTCAGCTCCTCGTGAACGCGCGACTTCATGCGCTCGTACGTGCCACGCATGTCCTCATCGAACTGGAAGCCCGTAGCCACGCCACGCGCGATCTCCTTCGCACCAAGGTTGGTGGTCATGATGATGATCGTGTTCTTGAAATCCACCACGCGGCCCTGGGAATCGGTCAAGCGGCCTTCCTCCAGGATCTGCAGCAGCGAGTTGAACAGATCGGCGTGAGCCTTCTCAATCTCGTCGAACAGCACTACCGAGAACGGCTTACGGCGGACCTTCTCCGTGAGCTGGCCACCCTCGTCGTACCCAACGTATCCCGGAGGCGCACCGAACAGGCGCGAGACCGTGTGCTTCTCCTGGTACTCGGACATGTCCAGCGTGATCAGCGATTCCTCGTCCCCGAACAGGAACTCGGCAAGCGCCTTGGCAAGCTCCGTCTTTCCGACGCCGGTGGGGCCAGCGAAGATAAAGGAGCCACCTGGACGGTTCGGATCCTTCAGGCCCGAACGCGTACGACGGATCGCCTGGGACACGGCCTTGATGGCATCGTCCTGGCCAATCACGCGCTTGTGGAGCTCGTCTTCCATGCGCAGGAGCTTGGCCGACTCAGCCTCGGTCAGCTTGAACACCGGAATGCCGGTGGTCATCGAAAGAACCTCGGCGATCACATCCTCGTCCACAACGGATACGGAATCGAGGTCGCCCTCCTTCCAGGCCTTTTCACGCTCGGCACGCTGCTCGGTGAGTTTCTGCTCGGTATCGCGAAGAGCTGCAGCCTTCTCGAAATCCTGGCCATTGATCGCGGCTTCCTTATCGGACTTCGTCAGGGCGATCTTCTCGTCCAGCTCGCGAAGCTCCGGCGGAGCAGTCATCTTCTGGATCGCGAGGCGAGCACCCGCCTCGTCGATCAGGTCGATTGCCTTATCGGGCAGGAAGCGATCGTTGATGTAACGATCCGCCATGGTGGCGGCTGCCTCGAGTGCCTCATCGGTGATGGTCACGTGGTGGAATGCCTCGTAACGATCGCGCAGACCCTCGAGAATCGCGATGGTTTCCTTCACGCTCGGCTGCTCCACCTGGATCGGCTGGAAGCGGCGCTCCAGCGCGGCATCCTTCTCGATGTACTTACGGTACTCATCGAGAGTGGTTGCGCCAATGATCTGAAGCTCACCGCGAGCCATCGCCGGCTTGAGCAGCGAAGCCGCATCGAGTGCGCCTTCAGCCGCGCCCGCACCAACGAGCGTGTGGATCTCGTCGATAAACAACACGATATCGCCGCGGTTATTAATTTCCTTGAGGATCTTCTTCAAGCGCTCCTCGAAATCGCCGCGGTAACGTGAACCGGCAACCAGCGAACCCATATCGAGCGAGTAGAGCTGCTTATCCTTCAAGGTTTCTGGCACCTCGCCCGAGGCGATCGCCTGAGCCAAACCCTCAACCACGGCAGTCTTACCCACGCCCGGCTCACCGATCAGCACCGGGTTGTTCTTCGTGCGCCGGGAGAGAACCTGCATCACGCGCTGGGTCTCGTTGTGACGGCCAATCACCGGATCGAGCTTGTGCTCGCGAGCCATCACCGTGAGGTTGCGGCCGAATTGATCCAAGATCGTCGAACCGGCCTTCGTGCCCTCGCGGCCACCGCCAGCACCCACGCCCACGGCTTCCTTGCCCTGGAAGCCCGAAAGCAGCTGGGTCACCTGCTGGCGGACCTTCGGCAGATCAGCACCGAGCTTGACGAGAACCTGGGCGGCAACGCCGTCCTGTTCCCTGCACAAGCCGAGCAACAGGTGCTCGGTACCGATGTACGAGTGGCCGAGCTGCAGGCCTTCGCGCATCGCATATTCGAGAACCTTCTTGGCACGCGGCGTGAACGGGATATGGCCGCTCGGCTGCTCCTGCCCCTCGCCGATAATCTCCACGACCTCAGCGCGCACGTTGTCGAACGTCACGTTCAACGATTCGAGCGCCTTCGCAGCAACACCTTCGCCCTCTTTAATCAGGCCCAGCAGGATGTGTTCCGTGCCCAGGTAGTTGTGCTTGAGGCTGCGAGCTTCCTCCTGCGCCAAGACGATTACTCGCCTCGCGCGGTCGGTAAAGCGTTCAAACATGTCACTCCTTTTCCCGGCCCCCGGCGTGGGGAGCCCTTTTCAACTACCTAATTAAACTGTATTTGGCGCCAAACCTTCCAACCGTTTCGCCACTGGCGTGAGTGAAGGGCAGAAACCTGCGCCAAGATCACTCAACTTTCAAACGAAACATGCAGCTCCGACGTCGGGAGTATTTTTGTTTTCGACGGCGCAAGGGCCGCCTTTCACACCTCCACGAGGATCGTGAACGGGCCGTCATTCACCAGCTCCACATCCATCATGGCACCGAAGCGGCCGGTGGAAACTTCGATCCCGTAACCGCGCACGGCCTCAACCACACGATCAAAAATCGGCTCGGCCACGGGCCCAGGCGCCGCATGCGACCAGCCCGGCTTCGTACCTTTCCGCACGTCCGCATACAGCGTGAACTGCGAAACGAGCAGCACGGGCGCGCCCGAATCCTGGGCACTCACGCGCTGCGCCGGATCATCGCTCGCATCCCCGCGCAACAGCTTGAGCTGGGCGATCTTGCGAGCAGTTTTCTCGATCTGCGCGTCGCCATCCTCCGGAGAGACCCCCACGAGCACCATCAACCCCGCGCCGATCTCGCCGGTCACCTCACCGATTTCCGGCACGTCCTCGCGATACGCGGTCACTTTCGCGCGCTTCACGCGCTGAATCACTACCCTCATTTTTCCTCCAGTTCTGCCTCCCGACGCCGGTGCGCCGGTTGCATCCAGCGGCCCGGGGCCGTTTTCCCTTCCGACTGGCTCCCGACGCCGGTGCGCACATTCCAGCCGAGCCCTCAGCCGGCGTCGCCCGCCGGCTTCCAGCCAAACCCACACCCGACGTCGTCGAGCGCGCTATCTCCAGCGGCCCATGCGCTGACGCTCGGGGCCGATGTAGTACACGATCCCCACAGCAATCACGAGCGTGAGGATCCCGCCGAGCGGCAGCCGATACAGGTAATCCGCCACCACCAGCGCAAGGGAAACCACCATCCAAATCAGCCAAAACTTCTTCGGCTGCGCGGCGGCCCACCAGCGGTCAGCAGGCCGAAGCAACGCATCAACCAGCGAAAACGCAGCCCCTGCGAACAGCAACGCGGGCACGAGGTTTGCCAACAGCCACGACATCCAATACGTCACTTGCGGCCCCTCAGCTCCGCGCCCGGGCGGGTGGCTGGCGAGACCGAGCTCTTCCCCTCCGGGCTCACGATCACCTCTTGTGAGGCGGCAAAGCCGCCAACGCTGAGCACCTCCTCCACCGACGTCGAACGCTTGAGCAGCGCCAATGCAACCGGACCTTCGTCGGCGTCGCGAACCACGGACGTCAGCACGCCAACCTTGCGGCCACGCTCGGAGAGCACCTCGGCGCCGACCTCGGGCAGATCGCCCTCGGGCCCCTCGAGGTAGAGGTAGGTGAGCCGGCGCGGCGGGCGCCCGAGGTTGACGATCTTCGCCACGGTTTCCTGCCCGCGGTAGCAGCCCTTGTTGAGGTGGACTGCAGTGCGTAGCCAGTCGAGTTCGTGCGGGAGCACTCGCTCGGCCGCGCCCTCAGCGCCGACGCGCGGGCGGCGATCCGCCACGCGCGCGGCTTCCCAGGCGAGCAGACCCGCGCGGGACCAACCAGCCGCCTCAAAACCGGCGACGACGGCGCCCGCCTTCACTTTCTCAGCCACGACCAGCGTGCGGCGCGAATCGGCGGCCGGGTGGGCGGCGTCGGGAATCCCGTAATCAGCGCCGCCGGTGAGCGTACGCGGCCACGGGTCTTCCCAGGTCAGAAGCGAGTTCTCGACAACGGCGGCCGGGAGCGCCGACGCCGGTGCGCCGGTTCCGAACACGGTGACGTCCTCACGCAGCGTCACTTCCACGCGCAACATGAACCGCATCGAATCGAGAAACGTGGCGAGCGTTGCGCCGCGACCGGAATCCGTGATCAGCCACACCGCATCCTCGGTGAGCTGTGCGGCCGCCGCCTCCTGCACGTGCCCGTTCGGATCAAGGATCAGCATCTCGGACGCCTCGCCCACGGCAAGCTGCGAGAAATCACGGGTGGAAAGATTCGTCAGCCAGCTGACGCGATCCGCGCCCGCAACCGTCACGACGTCGAAGTGTGCCACATCCACGAACGCTCGGCCCGCGCGTAACTCGCGCTCCTCCGCGAACGGGGAACCGTAGTGTGCAGGAACGCCCGCAGTTTCGTCGATAACCGCGCTCACTGCGCGTCCTCGGCGCTCGCCGCACCGTCGGCGTCAGCCGCGGCTTCGTCGTCGCCAGGGAGTACGACGTCGTCGGCGTTCGTGTGGCTCAAACGGCCAGCCAAGTACGGGCGCAACTCGGAGCCGAACGCCTCCATGTCGTAGGCGTAGAAAAGGTCGGACGCAACGTTGCCGGCCATCAGCTTCGCGCTCGTGAAATCGGCGCCAGACGCCGAACGCGCCACCGCGTCCGTCACCATCTGCAGGCGCGGGCCGTTCACCAACCCCACCCACAGCTGCGCAGTACCGGCCGGCGAAGAAACCATCGCCTCCACCGCGCTCGAGCCATCCGCACGCTTGGCAACATTGGGATTCACGCGCAGGTACCCGGTGGACACCGACCACAGGCGTTCCTTCGTGAGCTTGCCGTACGTGGTGGCGCCGCTTTCTTCCTTATCCACGATCCCTGCCGGCTCAGCAGCGAGCCAAATCCGGGATTCGAAACGCAGGTACGGGCCGCCGTCGGTGTTCTCGATCGCGAGCTCGTGAACGTACGCCGCGGCCTCAATATTTTCGTATTCCAAAACGCCGCCGCCGACCCAGCGGTCCACCATCCAGGCGAACGGGTAGGTTTCGGGCGCAAGAGTGGGGTGAAGATTAAACATGCCTCAAGGCTAGAACAGAATCAGCGCAATCGCGAAGGCAACCACGCCCAACGCTGAATGCGGGATAAACGCGCGCGCCGCTCCCGCAAGATACCCACTCGGACGCGGAAGATTCTCCACTGCGCGCCAGGTGAGGAAATACGCCCCACCGACCGCCGCTCCGAGTACAACGCCCGCAAGCAACGGCAGATTCATCAGCCACGCCATCGCCGTCGCCACCACCACTCCGTTCACAGAGCCCAGAAGCGGCGAATACTGCGAATCGAACGCGTGCATCAGCGCAACCACCGCCAGTGTTGCAGCAACGGTCGTGACGATGTCCTTGCCCATCGTTCCGGCCGCGACACGGATCCACGTCGATGCCGACACCAGCATCACCACACCCAGCAACGCACCAGAAATCTGCTCCACACGCTTGCCGCCCGAATCCCGCCGCGCCATCTCCATCACGAAAACGCCCATCATGCCAGCCGCAGCAGCCACCGCGAGCGCCCGAATATCACCAAAAAGGCCCGCACCGATCGTGCCAAGAAGCGTCAGTGCCAAAACCGGATAGGCGGCCGCCTTATTCGGCAGACCCATCAGGTGAGGCCAGCCCGCCACCAACGGCAACGCTAGTGCCAGGACACCGAGCGCCATAATCGACGAGCTCGTCACGCCCGCGACCGCTAGAACGCCAGCACCCAGCACCCCTGCCACGCCACGCGTGTAGCCGGGGTGCAGATCGATCAGTGAATTCTTTTCCGTTTCGCTCACGGAGATATTCTTTCACGGTTTGGGCGTGGGCGCGGTTTTTGACGGCGGGCGAGCTGGGGCGCTGGTGCAAGCGCACCGGCGACGGTGGCGTAGGTAAGGGCCGGACCGCTACACTTGAGGCACGGCATCGGGCTGTGAATGCCCCGGGCTCCAAAAATTGCCGCTACGAGCGGCCTTCGCGCCGACAGGCGCACTCTGGTCCGGTGCCCTTAAACTTTCACGCTGAAGGCGTGGGCGGGAAATCCCGCCCACGCCTTCAATGCTTTCCGCCCTGAGGCTGTCGGCACACACCAGGATGCGCACACAGCGATCCACGTATGCCAGACTCACCCAAAGCGGCCGGAAACGTAATCCTCGGTCTGCTGATTATCCGGGTTGGAGAAAATCTTCTCGGTCTCAGCGAACTCGATCAGGTGACCGGGCTTACCGGTACCCGCAATGTTGAAGAAACCGGTCTTTTCGGAAACGCGCGCCGCCTGCTGCATGTTGTGCGTGACGATCACGATCGTGTAATCCTCGCGTAGCTCCTGCATCAGGTCCTCGATCGCAAGGGTAGAGATCGGATCGAGCGCGGAACACGGCTCGTCCATCAGCAACACATCGGGCTTCACCGCGATTGCGCGCGCAATGCACAGACGCTGCTGCTGGCCGCCCGACAGCGAGGAACCCGGGCGATCCAGGCGGTCCTTCACTTCGTTCCACAAGTTCGCACCCTGCAGCGATTCTTCAACGATCGCTTCGGCGTCGGACTTGGAAAGCTTTGTGTTGTTCAGCCGTACACCGGCCAGCACGTTCTCCGCGATCGACATCGTCGGGAACGGATTCGGGCGTTGGAACACCATGCCCACGTGGCTGCGCACCGCCACCGGATCGACGCCTGGGCCGTAAATATCCTCACCGTCGATGAGCACCTGGCCTTCCACGCGCGCACCCGGAATTACCTCGTGCATGCGGTTAAGCGAACGCAGGAACGTCGACTTACCACAGCCAGACGGCCCGATGAGCGCGGTAATCGAGCGTGGCTCGATATCAATGTTCACGTCCTCCACCGCAAGGTGGTTGCCGTAGTAAATGTTGAGTCCGCGAGCTTGGATACCTTCCACGGGCTGTCCTTCCTTTCCGGCCGGGGCCGGTTTTCTTTCCCGGTTTCGCCGGTCAATGTCTGTTTGTAATGTAGTTTACGCGCTGGGCGCGGGGTGCATGCACGACGTCGGTGCACCGCTGTGAGGGGCGACGTCGGTGCACGAGTTGCGCCCCGACGTCGGGGCCGGTTTACTCGCCGGCTGGACGGAACTTCTTCGCGATCCAGCGGGCCAGCAGGTTCAAAACCAGAACCAAGAGGATCAGGACGAGGGCGCCGGCCCACGCGGTTGCCTGGTTGCCCTTCTTGTACTCGTAGTACACGTACACGGGCAGCGTGAGCATTTGGCCGGTGAAGAGGTTCGTGGAGTAGTGGTCGGTTGTTCCGGCCGTGATCATCAGCGGAGCAGATTCGCCGATCACGCGGGCCACGGCAATGACCACGCCCGAAATAATGCCCGAGGCGGAGGTGCGAAGCACAACTTTGTTGATCGTGCGGGCCTTCGTGACACCGAGGGCGTAGGAGGCTTCGCGAAGCGAGTTAGGCACGAGGCGCAGGTGTTCTTCGGTGTTGCGGATGACGATCGGGGTCATCAGCACGACGAGGGCCACCGAGCCGGCGAAGCCACTCTTGAACTGGGGTTCGCCGAAGATCCAATAGTTGGCCAGCGGGATCATCGCGGCCGCGAACAGGCCAGCGACGATCGACGGAATGCCCGTCATCACGTCCACGAGGAAGGTGATCGTCTTGGCGAACGGGCCGCGGCCGTATTCGACGAGGTAGACGGCGGTGAGCACGCCCAGCGGGATTGCAATCAGTGCCGTGACTCCCGTGATCATCAGCGTGCCAACGATCGCGTGGCCCGCACCGGTCACCGTTCCGGCGATCGACGAGCCAAACGTCGTAGCAGTGAAGAAGCCGCCGGCACTCATGCGCGTCCAGCCGTTTGCAATCACCGTGTACAGCAGCGAAATCAGCGGGATCACCGCCAACACGAAGGTGGCGACCACCGCGGAAGCGGCCACTCGATCAGCGCCGTAACGGCGGCCCTCGACTGCAAAACCAGCCACAATCGTCAGCGCCATAAAGATCAGGAGCGCCCAAATGCCGGCGCCGATCCAGTTCGCTTCGTCAGCGAGCACGACCTCAACCAGCACGCCGATCGTAACCGCAACCGCGGCCGCAACGTAGGCGAACGACGTCGGGAGATGCTTTTGCGCCGTCACGAAAGACGAACGCTCACCAATATTCGAAACTTGAGTTGTCATGCGTTCGCTCCCGAGAATTCAGAGTAACGAGCCACGATCGCGCGCGCCACGAAGTTGACCGCGAAGGTCACAACGAAGAGCACGAGGCCGGTGGCCACAAGGAAATCAGCCGACAGGCCCGAAGCCTCCGGGAAGCGCAACGCAATCTGTGAAGCGATCGTGGAGTGCTGGCCGGGCTTCAAAAGGTTGAAGTTGATCTGCAGGCCCGGGGAAAGAACCATCAGCAGTGCCATTGTTTCGCCCAGGGCGCGGCCCAGGCCGAGCATCGTCGCCGAGACAATGCCGGAGCGGCCATGCGGCAACACGACCATGCGGATCATCTCCCAGCGCGTGGCGCCAAGGCCGATCGCTGCCTCCTCCTGGAGGCGCGGGGTCTTGAGGAATACTTCGCGCGTGAGGGACGTGATGATTGGCAGGATCATGATCGCCAGGATGATGCCGCCCATGAGAATATTGCGTGCGGGCGGGGTGAAGGCGGCCGCGTCGGGCTGGATTGGCCACCACGCGAAATGCTCGGCCATGTAGCGCAAGCCCGGCAGGCCACCACTCCACACGGTTTCGCCGTTGACCAGCTCTTTTGTTCCTGCGAGGAACTCGAAAATCGGGGTCAGGATCGAGGAGATGCCTGCGAAAATCGGGCGCATGAGCGGCTCGAGGCTCCACATACCCCACAGGCCGAACACGACGGACGGGATCGCGGCCAGGAGGTCGATCACGTAGCCCGAGACGGTCCCCACCCGCTTTGGAGCGTAGTGAGAAATGAACAGCGCGATTCCCACCGCGAACGGCACGGCGATCACCAGCGCGATCAGCGAAGCCAGCACGGTGCCGAACAGGGCGGCTCCCGTGAAGCCCCAAAAGCCCATCCCGCGCGCGAAAGAAACCTGGCTTTCGATCGTCTGGGCGCTCGAGAGGAACGCGTTTTGGCTCGACATCGCCAGGAAGATCGCCACGCCCGCAAGCAGCAGCAAGATCGTGATCGCCGCGATGGTTGCGATCCACTTATATGCGGTATCGCCCTTCGACGGCTTCCCGATCAGGTTCAATTTTTCACTCACATTTTCTCCTCTCGGTGCGGGGCCGGGCGGCCCCGCACCGAATGTTCATCACTTGCCGATGAGGGCGATTGCCGCGTTCACCTTCTCGCGCAGCGAATCAGAGATCGGGGCGTTACCGCCGTCGGCCTTTGCCGCAACCTCCTGGCCCTCCTTGGAAGCCATGTACTCGAAGTAGGACTTCACGTTCGCGGCGTCGCCCGCGTTCGGGTAGGAGGTGCAGGCAACCAGGTAGGACACCAGCACGATCGGGTAGGCACCGGCGACGGAGCCGTCACGCTTGAGATCGAAGGTGACGCGGCGGTCGGTGGCGTCCTTCGTGAGCGGCGAACCGTCCACGATCTTGGCCGCTGCTTCTGGCGAGTAGGCGAGGTATTCGCCCGCGACCTTCACCTTCACGGTGCCGAGCTCGCCAACCTGCGAGGCATCCGCGTAGGTAACCGCACCTTCAGTGGACTTGGTCAGCTCGATGACGCCGGAGGTTTGCTCCGCCGACTGGGTACCCTTGATCGGCCACACGTCCGACGGCTTCGCGGTCCACTCCTTCGGAGCGGCCTGAGCGAGGTACTGCTGGAAGTTCTTGGTGGTACCGGAATCGTCCGCGCGGTTTACCGGAATCACTGGAAGATCCGGGAGGTTCACGCCCTCGTTCTGGGCGGCGATCGCCGGATCGTTCCATGTGGCGATCTTGCCGGCGAAGATCTTCGCGATCGTCTCGGCGTCGAGGTTGAGTTCCTTCACGCCCGGGAGGTTGAAGGCAACCGCGATCGGCGAGATGTAGAGCGGGAGCTCGAGCGGCTCGGAGCCGCAACGCTCAGCTGCCTTCGCGAGCTCGTCTTCCTTCAGAAGCGAGTCGGTGCCGGCGAAGGCAACCTGGCCGGCGATGAACTGCTGGCGGCCGGTACCTGAGCCGGTCGAATCGTAGTTGACACGAATGCCGGTGTTCTTGGTGAAAGTATCGCGCCATGCCTGCTGGGCGTTCACCTGCGACGACGCACCCGAACCGTTCAGCGTGCCCTTCGCGGCGGCGGCGCCCGACGCGGCGGCGCTACCGCCGGAGTTCGAGAGCGAGCCGACCGACGGCGTACCACAAGCGCCGAGAAGGGCCGTGAGAGCAACAACCGCGACCGACGCGCGAGCCTTAACCGAAAGATTCATCATTCCTTCATTCCCGAGGAGAACCTCATGCTTGCGAGGGCCTTTCCCCCGCACTGCGACCCAGCGTAGAGGCGGGAAGGAAACGAACGAGGGGTGGTTTGGTGAACGTTTGGTAAACGGTTCCGAGTGCTGGCGCAAAGCCGCTGCCGATGCCGGGGCGCGACGAACGCAACCAGGCGGGTGACGCAAGCGGCCGGGTGACGCAAGCGGCCGGCTTACGCAAGGGGCCGGGCTACGCAACGGGCCGGGTTCGCTCCAGCGCGACGACGTCGGGACTGGTTCCCGGACCTCCTGGGAAGGCGACGTGGGCGATGATCATCTCGCCGGTTTTGAGCCAGGGATCTTTCTTTGGCACCTGGGCGAGCACCTTTGCGGCAGTGAACGGGCGAAGCGTGTTCATCACGGCCTGGAGTGTGGGCCTGTGGAGCGAAATCACTTGCGGGGTATTCGCATGCAAAAACTGGTCACGGACCCAGGCGAGAAATGTTTCCGGATCGGCTGCGAAGGCTGCCTCCGTGAGGGCATCCACGACACGAACCACTCCCCCGAGCGCTCTCGTGTAGGGCGCAACCGTATCCACGCATCGTTTCCATGGCGAGGAGGTGACCTCTTCGATCCCGTACGCGCCGAGTGTGCCGATGAGGTTTTGAGCGCGAGCCTGGCCAACCTTGGTCAGTGGGCGGTTGTGCTCCGTCGCATGGGAGTTCTCCGTAGCCCACGCGCTTCGAGACTTTGCGCGAGTGTGCCTCAGGAGGATCACGGGCGTTGTTGCGAGCTTTCCCGTCTCGTAGGCACGTACGAGCTGGGAGAGGATCTTCTTATCGTCCTCGCGGGTAAGCTTTTTCGCCGCAGCAGATGCGTTGAGCCATCGCCGATCGTCGATCTCTCCTTTGTTCGGAACCCAGTTTGTTGGGCGAGTGGCGAGGACTGGAGAACCAGACGGCGCGATGGTCGCAGCCCAATAGCGCACCTCTTTGTGGCGCCCGTCTGCGAGATCGTAATGTTGCCATCCGAGTGGGCGGCCGAGGACCGGCGCCACTCCAGCTTCCTCGGTTGTTTCCCGAACCGCACACTCAGCGAGCGTTTCACCGGCCTTGAGCTTGCCCTTGGGAAACGACCAGTCGCTCCACTTCGGACGGTGAATGAGCAACACCTGGAGGGAGCCTTTACGCTCCCTCCACAGCACGGTTCCAGCTGCGCGAACATCGATCGAGTGGGTCACTTTGCTTTCACCCGATCGCGAGCGCGGCGCATGAGCACTTCCTGAATGTCCTTCAGACGGTTTCCTTCAGAATCGTAGGCAACGTGGTGCCATCCCTCGCCATCTAGCCTCCACGAGGCTGTATCGTCCGCGCACGCGGTACGTACCAGATCCACGAGGAAATCGATCTGCTCCGGTTCCACGATTTTGATGAGCGCCTCGATGCGGCGGTCGAGGTTGCGGTGCATCAGATCAGCCGAGCCGATGAGCACGTCTGTATCGCCGTCGTTGCAGAAGGCGTACACACGAGAATGTTCGAGGAATCGGCCGAGGATCGAGACCACCTTAATGTTCTCGGACAGGCCCGGGATTCCGGCGCGGAGCGCACAGATTCCGCGCACCTGAATCTGGACGTTCACACCTTCGCGAGAGGCGCGATAAAGGGCATCAATGATCGTTTCGTCCACCAGCGAGTTCGCCTTGAGGAGGATCCAGGCGTCCTTACCATCGCGCTTGTTGTGCACTTCACGCTCGATCCGTTCCACCAAACCATTGCGGATCCCCGTG contains the following coding sequences:
- a CDS encoding NUDIX hydrolase, which gives rise to MTHSIDVRAAGTVLWRERKGSLQVLLIHRPKWSDWSFPKGKLKAGETLAECAVRETTEEAGVAPVLGRPLGWQHYDLADGRHKEVRYWAATIAPSGSPVLATRPTNWVPNKGEIDDRRWLNASAAAKKLTREDDKKILSQLVRAYETGKLATTPVILLRHTRAKSRSAWATENSHATEHNRPLTKVGQARAQNLIGTLGAYGIEEVTSSPWKRCVDTVAPYTRALGGVVRVVDALTEAAFAADPETFLAWVRDQFLHANTPQVISLHRPTLQAVMNTLRPFTAAKVLAQVPKKDPWLKTGEMIIAHVAFPGGPGTSPDVVALERTRPVA